The genomic interval AAATCCAAACATAGATGATTAAAAACAAATACCCTGATTGTAATCTACTATGAAACTCAACCTTCAAATCATGCACACATGCTCTTCCCCTTAATCATTCTTCATATTAACAAATTTTgtcaaataaaaagattataaaagtGTTAGTCCACTGCATCTAGTACGTGATCAGACCTACTTCAGAATTATGGATACCTACATATGGTTTTTGATATATTTACAGGTCTGTCATGTATAAAATGCAGTAAGACTTTTaaaccctaggggttggctcaagtggtaacaaccttggtcttggtggtgtgttccctccaggtctaaggttcgaaccTTTGGtagcaaacaatttctaggggctaTTGGACTGAAGGAATTTCCCCTTAAATCAgttgaggtgcacttgcgggaagcTCTTTGCCGAGCGCCTATGTACTCCCCGGATTAGTCGGGATTTTGTtttggacacccggtgccaataaaaaaatgcagcacggcttttctttttaaagcatCTGTGCTACATGGGATAAAACTCAAGAACTTCACTAAACTAGAGGACAAGTGaggaacaaaaaaagaaaattctcgagaatcaggaaaaaaaatcataagcagaagaaaatcatttcaaaaaacaaaaaatgggaGGTAGCAGTACCAATTGTTGAAAATATTGATACAAAGGCCTTGAGATGTTTGCAGAAGGTGGTCTCCATAGTCTCTGCAAATAAGGTAACTCACCTGCAAAAGCAATAAGTGTTTCTTTATCCTCAAATTTGCATTTCTATTGGacacaaaataccaaaatacaTCGACATAGTTGTTATCTCAACAGAAGATTACGATGACAACAACagcatttcaaataaataacttGGTCGTGAATAGCAAATGCAACAAGGGAAAGAAAGAtgctatatatacatttttcatttataaaactgGTTACATACAGCACTCAAAACTTGTTTCGACCAAGAAAATTGGAGACTAACTTGTAAAAGTGGAGGATTCCAAGCGAACCGAAGAAAAGTTGGCAGATGCATTGTAATTATATTCCACTCTTTTCCCAAAGCGACGAAGTACAAATTGTATTTGTCTCTGCCAGCCCACCATGACCTCAAATTATCTACAAGGAAAAGGCAAGCACAATTTGACTGTAAAACCCAGAAAACAATGATGCACAAAATAATAGACAAGTGTTCATagtgacttataaaaaaaaaagacaagggTTCAAAGTGTAGCGTAAGACTCGTCAATCTCTCACTCAAGATCTAAATCCCAGCACGTAGCAGAATATATTACACAATTGACAAAACTAGATGTAATTTTGAAgctagaaagaaaataatagaggGAATAAAAAAAGCAAATCAAGATTCATTTTGCTCAGCTTGGAGCCCCTAGGTGCGTTGCAGAAACCTCCCAAATCTCCGAGAAGGCATTCACAAGAAACTGCTTCTCCGATATCATTCCCCGACTCTAGCATCGACTTCTTGAAGTCCTCCGTACACATCCTCCGTCCTCTTAACCACCACTGAGAAGTTCTCCCTCACCATTACCCCGTAGATTCACTTTTCAAATCATAGCATCTCAGTCTCCAAGAAAATTGTGCATTTCTCAAAATACAACCCCTCctaaccaaagttttgaattccatTCTGGTGACCGTTCCAATTGAGGTACTAGAATAGAATATTTTGGTACCAATACGTTTaggtgtaccgtttcgggatagtcgttATATggataaatttcatatatatataaacaattatatatatatatatatagaaaaactatattccaaatataacatcaatacaagtcttaaaaacatacatatatGAATATTTCTAAGTTCACACCACTTattcagctagctagctagaatatTATTAAGCAGGTGCTCCTGGGGAACAGTACTGTTTATGGATGAGAACCCAATACAATGCTTGGGAATGTATCCTATCTTACGAGGTAAAAGGCTGCTCTTTGCCCCCACATTTGCATAaaccttttgaaaaaattatatgtttagtaaatttataaaaaatgatttaagaaaGGAATAATGATAGTAAATTTaagaaacacaaaaatttataatacaaaatcctagaaaagaatataatatgtttagtaagtttataaaaaataatgacctTCACTATTGACGTTAGACAAATAAAGATCCTCAAGAAGATGATtttaacttcttctttttttttttttttttttttttttttttttttttttttttttttttttttttacttttaatatctTGACTCCATCTATGTATGAGAGCTAATAAATCTTTCAAAAGGGCATCCAACTGGTAGGTAGGTTTTTTTTACAATTCagtagatgttttatttttcattttcgaCTTAGTAGAAATGGGAGATTTCATCTTTGGAAGTCATACAGGAGATATGGGACTGATGACAATGGAGCAAAGACACTTGAAAGCTTTCATTCAACTCAAATGCttaatcaaacaaaacaaacagagcTTTAGGCTAACGTGgtccttagaaaaaaaaacctgGGAAGTCCGCAACCCAACCATATCATTGCAGACGTAAGAGTCTCACTCAACTTGGAAGTATTAGACTTTCTTTGTTGTGTTTGAAATCGACAACCCAAAGTGAAATAGTTTCTCTGTTCTGCTTTCTTTTAACAACTGGGAGCATATGTCTAAACAATCTTGACCTCAAAGAAAGATGCACAAAATTGTATAGGAATCAAGTCCAACGAGCAACACCTAGACGAAAACTCTCAAAGATGTCTATAGTTCCCATTTAACCAATAAACctttgaaacaaaaaagttcCCATAACAATTAAACCAACGgagattaaaaatgatatacGCATCCGAGATTGTTCCAAGAAAAATTACCGTCGAAGACAGAAAGACGTGAGAGAGGGGCTGCCGGCTGCGTGAGAGATGGGAGGGCTGCGTGAGAcggtgagagacagagagggcaGCGCAGCGTTGAGAAAGGGGCCGAGGGGATGTGTGTGCGACGTGAACGGCTCGAGAGGTGAGGCCGTGAGGGGAGGTGCAACGGCGAGAGAGCGGGTCTGTGTTTCTGAGGGGCCGACGGCAAGAGGGAGGGGAATCTGGCTAAGGGGGCGACGGCGAGATGTGCACAGTGCAACGGCGTGGGCCGTGGCCGCGTGAGAGGGCAGAGATGCAGAGAGGCTGCCAGGCAGAGAGGCTgagtgagagagtgaggaagaGGGATCTTACTGTCTTAAGGCCTGGGAGACTGGAGATGCAACGACGTCGTTTagtaataatatcaaaattattgccaatagtctaattagactaaacttataagtctataactatattagtaatttagtataactatagtcgactattagtattagaataaatattagtattagttatagctatataatatattagactatataatagtattaatattagactattagtataactatatatatatatatatatttttttttttttgaaataaacctcATTGTATTCATATTCAACTTGTAACAAAATCCTTATACATTTTGTCTATACTCAACTGATTTGTAATGGCCTCAGGGCCTTCCTCTACCCAGTACATATCATTATCCTCATATAAAGCCAGTTTAGCTAATTGATGGGCAACCTCATTTCCTTTCCTATGGATAAAAGCAACCTCTCACCTTGAATAGAAGTTCAATTTCTACTGCAAATTCTCAACCAAGTGACCGTAGCTAGAGTCATCCTTCTCACCACTGCTCACTGCATCAATGACACTCTTTGCATCACCTTCAAAGATGACCTCACCTAAACCCAATTCTTCACAAAGAACCATAGCTTCCCACGTAGCAATACATTCAGCCCTAAAGGCCCATAGCTCGCCTCTCTTGTAAGACATGCTGCAGCATAAACCTCCCCTCTGCAATCTCTAATAATCACCCCAAGACCCAACTTTTTACTAGACTATTTTATTGCTGTATCAAAGTTTACTTTAAGCAGCTGGCCTTCTGGTTTCTTCCATCCCCTGCCTCTACTAGTACTAGCATTATCATCAGCCTGAAAAGCATCTTCCCCCTTCCTTTCTCGAGCCAGTTTTAAATCTTCATAACCTGATAAAGACATTTGTACAATGCTAGCCGGGTTCAAGAATTTATTATCAAAAACCACCATATTCCTTCTATACCATATGTTcctcaaaataaaaaccattttttctacattttctgCTGTGAGTTTACTATGCACCTCCTCCCACAGTTGGTAGAAACTCTTCACCCCTACACTCCACTTCTGTACAGGACTGCCTTGCTCAGCCCAAACATCAGTAGCAGCTGGGCATTCCCATATGGCATGCATGACAGATTCCTCTTCTCTCAAACATATTGGGCACATTGCATTCTTCACTATCTTTCTCTGGTATAAGTTTTGCTTTGTAGGCAAAATATTGTTTGCCAGTTTCCACAAAAGATGCTTTACAAATCCTGGAACTCCCAGCTTCCAAATATGTTTCCATATGACTTCGCCTCTACCAGCCTCTTAGGTCTCCCCAGCCCTTTGCCTCCTCTCTTGCTGCTGAACATGGTAAGGTCCCAAATTAGTCTATCTTCTGCACCCATAGGACTAATTGGCAAGGATAATATCAAATCAGCTTCCTCCTCATCAAAAAACTTGCCTCACCAAATCAACCTTCCACCCAACCCAACTTCATTTATCAACACCCTCACACGAGCATCAGCATTTATCCCATTCACTGGAGTTTGCACACACCTAGTCACAGTCTTTGGCAATCATTTTTGACCCTATATACTGATGGATTCACCATTACCAACCCTCCACCTCATTCCTCTCCTAATCACCCCCAATGCAGACCACACTCCTCCAAATGAAATAGGGGAATTTACCCAGTGAGGCTTCAAGAAGGGATGTGTCTTTGAAGTATTTCTCTTTGAAGATCCTTGCCACTAAAGAAGAAGGGTCTTTTAGAATCCTCCATCCTTGCTTGGCTAGCATTGCCAAATTGAAGTCTTCAAGTTGTCTAAAACCCAATCCACCATAACTTTTTCCTTGCCCCAGCCTACTCCATTTCCACCACTGAATTCCATCATCTTTTTTGTACTGCGCCCACCAAAACTTTGCAAAAAGTTGCTCAATTTCCCCACACAACCTCTGAGGCAGTTTGAAAACATTCATAGTGTATGTAGGGATAGCTTGTAAAACAGCCTTAATAAGGATCTCCTTCCCAGCTTTTGAAAGAAacacattttttcaattttggatctTATTCCACACCCTCTCTTTAAGACCCCTAGAAACATTATATTTTGATCTTCTTACAATGGCTGGCAACCCAAGATACTTTTCATATCTATCACAAATACAAGACCCAGCTTCCCTGTAAATCTCACCTCTAACACCCTCCTTTGTGTTCTTACTGAAGAAAATTGAGgtcttatgtttttttaatttctgtcCCGAGGCCTTTTCATAACACTCAAGGATAGCATACATATTTCTCCACTCTCCAATTGTTGCTTTGCCAAAGATCACACAATCGTCAGCAAAAAGCAGATGATTGACTCTTAAACCACCCCTAACTGCGGCTACACCCCTTATCACACCTTCCCTTTTAGCTTTCTTAAACAAATGGCTCAATCCTTCTGCACAAATCAGGAACAAATAAAGGGATAATGGATCTCCCTGCCTTAATCCCCTTGAGGGTATGAACTTTTTTCCAGATTTTCCATTGACCATAACTGAAAAACTGACTGTTTGGACACAAATCATGAGCAACCTCgtaattttctcaccaaaaccCAATCTAATTAGCATAGCTTTCAAAAATGGCCATTCCACTCTATCATATGCCTTCAACATATCTATTTTTACTGCCTTGTTCCCAGTTTTTCCTTTATGACTAGACTGCATTAAGTGAAGCAACTCGAACGCAACCATGATATTATCAGTTATGAGCCTATCAGCAATGAATGCACTCTGAGATTGTGAAATGACTTCAGGCAGTACCTTCTTAACTCTATTTGCAAGGACCTTTGAAATCAGCTTATACAAAACGTTGCATAAGCTGATTGGTCTATACTCCATCACCTCCTTGGGCATCTTCACCTTTGATATTAATGCAATAAGCGTATGATTTAAGTCTGGCACCATATTTCCCCCATTAAGAAACTCTAGCACTACATCACCAACATCCCTGCCAATAATGCCCCAATGCCTATGATAAAACCCAGCCCCAAACCCATCATGTCTAGGAGATTTCCAAGATGACATTTGTTTTAAAGCCTTTTCCACCTCTTCCCTTCTAAAGGATCCTTCGAGTCCCTTCCTCATCTCAGTAGAAATCTTAGGCTCAATATCAGAGATGCACGCTTCAATATCAATTTCAGTAGGCTTGTTGGATCTATACACTTCTTCAAAATATTCCCCAAATGCCCCTTCAATGTCTTCCTGCTTCCTTAGAGTGCACCCTTGCATATTagtaatttcaaaaattgtattctttttctttctttggcttgcactcatatgaaaaaattttgtattacAATCCCCTTGCTGCAACCAATGAGCCTTTGCTCTTTGCTTCCACCAACTGTTCTCCTGCTCCAACAGTTCCTCTAAATCTCTACTCATCTGCCTTATTTCACCAACTAGAGTAGGGCCCTCCTCTTCTTTAAGCTCTTTGAGTTTTCCAGAAAGAGacttaatctctctctctctccttgaaTCCCTTCCTGCAGACCACCTTCTAAGAGCCTGCCTACACAGGTTGAGGCCCCTTTGAACATTTGATAGCCTGCTTCTCTCCCCCTCATTCCTTCCCCAAGCCTCCTTTACATTTTCACTGCACTCTCTTTCCTTATCCCAGCACATTTCATATCGAAAAAGTCTTTTATTTCTATCATTAATAGAACTTTCTCTAGAGCAAGACAACAAAATTGGTAGATGATCAGAATACCATGCTATTACAGATTCCACCTCAACCTTATTAAAAGTCTTTCTCCATACTTGGTTAGCAACAGCATGATCAAgccttttttttacaaaagaaccATCAGCATGACCATTGCTCCAAGTAAATTTATTACCCCTCCACCCAAGGTCACTCAAACCTCCTAGGGATAGGGCATTTCTAAACTCCTCCATCTGGCTCTCTCTCCTTTcatttccccccccccccccatttttCACTTTGAAAGACCAGCTCATTAAAGTTCCCAAGGACACACCAGCCCACTCTAGAAGGAGGCTTTAACATTTGTAGAAGTTCCCAAGATTCATTTCTTTTAGCAGCTTCTGGATGCCCATAAAAACCAGTCAAGAGCCACTTATGATGTTCCCCTTTGCACTTCACCCAGAGGTTAATGTGCCATTGAGAAAAATTCCACAGGTTAACCCCCTCCACATCCTTCCATAGCATTAGCAAACCACCACTCAACCCTCTCGGTTTGACCACCATACACCCCTCAAAACCCAATTTCTTTTGAATCCTTTCAACTTTCTTCGAACTCAATTTTGTTTccataatgaaaacaaaatctgGCAGCTTCTCCTTTACAATCATGCAAAGGACTTGATCTGTCTGAGGGTTGCCAAGCCATCGGCAGTTCCAGCTCAGGGCCTTCATAATTCATGGCAGGGCTGCCCAACAGCACTTGCCAATAATATTGGAGAGTTAATCTCTTTTAATGCTTGCCTTTGTTTTTTAAAACCTCCACCTTCTCCTTCCACCTCCACCCACCTTTTTCCCCTCACTGGATACCTTtcctcattttctatttttcccaCCTCTCTTGCTCTCCTCTTCCAAGACTTTTTatctttaatcttttttatttcaacACCTACCATTTTGGTTGGTCCCAAAATCAACTCAAGTACCTCCCTCACTAACCTTCCCTTCCCCATAACTTCTGGTATTTTAGTCTCTCCCTTCCTAGGCAAATCATACCCAACTCCCTCAGCTTCATTTTGCTCCTTTACCATTGTTTGTTCCTTCATACACCTTCCTATAGCCCCACCTGTCCAAACACTCCTCACCCCCACCTCACTTGACTCTGACTCCTCTACATCAGAGCCTTTAGAATTTGGTTCTCCTTCAACATCTACATAAGCAGCACTTGCCTCCCCCTTTTTTGATCCACCAAATAAGCTGCCCTTTCAACAAATCTCTCCTTCCCCCCTCCCTTCTGATTCCTTCTTTTTGGTCCCCTTTCAGCCCTCAGCCAAGATCCAAATTGATCCTGCGCAGCCTTCCCAAACCCAGCCTCGTCATCCTTTTCCCTCGAGCATCCCTTTTCCCCATGAATCAACCACCCACACTTAAAACAAAGTCTGTGAAGTTTCTCATATTTAAGATCAACCCAAACCTTATGGCCATTCACCATAATCCATCTACCTTTAACAACAGCTCTTTTCAAGGGAATCTCCACCCTAACTCTTCAGTATTCCCCCCATCCAATACCATCAGCGGGAACATCAACCTCCATCAACCTACCTAATGATTTGCCAATCACACTCCCCTTCTCCTTTGTCATGCAAATCATTGGTAGATTATGGATCTGGATCCAGAATAGTTCACTCTCAAACTTCCACTCATTTGGTTGAGTAAAAGCTTCAAACGCCTTGAGTGCAAAAAGATGGTTATCAAACAACCATGGTCTACCATCTAAAACCCTCAGCTTATCAGCCACTGAACAGAACGAGATAACAAATTTATTGTCACCTACCTCCCGAAATTTCGCTGGTTTGCTGATTCGCCAAATTTTCCTCATCGTGGCTGACAACGTTTCTCTTCCAATCATCCTTTCCATAAAGATCTTCCCAACAATGTTCCGTTCCCCACACTCCCAGACCTCCTCCTCGTTATCCTCTCCAACATTAACAATCCGCCTCTCCTCCTTCGAGAGTTTTAACTTCTCCCACTGATCTTCCAGACTCTTCATACCACTCCCATCAGATTCCTCCATGGAAACCAGACTCGTATCTTCCTCACAGTTAGTTATAACTGTTTTTCACCACCTCagttttctagagagaaaacgGAGAGGAGACTCGTATTAAACGCAGATTCGATTAGATCATACGACTTGACCACACAATCCtcaactatatattagtattagttatagtgattaaaataactatatattagtattgagTAATACTATAAACCATACTCttatcctattttgatcatactaagtagtatgtggcacaatcatcactattagatgataaaaaagcatgtaataaatgatcatttaataatgataaatgtgtcacatcatacttagtgggatgaaagtgagatagtagtatgatgtatagaattttccattagtatttgttatagtgagtttaatttattataactatattattgatagactataatgataatattagtattactatatcattatttcatatgtaattatttagtatagtgatttatatactaatttatatataaacttaaagTATATACTAATTCATTAGtaatataagtaattaatattatattactaatatagtgattatatactaatttattagTAATATAAACTTTGGCACGAGAGATTGATAAATATCTGCAATATAATTAAGACTTTTCAGAAATCTTTGTAATTGTTGcgtatcttatattttatcatgaaatttATTATCAAATTCTATTGCTGTTCTTATTAgtattatattgttttttttttattttgtttgctatgttattttgaatgatatattttatgatgaattatTATTATACTCATAGTGTTGGTTCTCGTTATCTTTATGATTTAAAATGTCTAGATTATAATTTAAGGCTTGAATtagaaaatatgatgaataatataaaagatcttaagagaaaataataattaatgaaacaagACTATACAataatgatgactaaatatcatgtaCTTCAAAGTAGACAAGCAACAATAAAGGAATGGAAAGATCATTGCGACTtcttaagaaaagaaattaaaagtgtAAGAAACTATTTGAATATccttgctttatatatatatatatatatatatatatataaagttcaTTGATATAGATCTTTAACAAAGATAAcctagagaaaaagaaaatcaagtgTATTAGGAAGTTTATGTTGGTAAGCCTTGAAAAACCCGTTGGTGAGCCCATTTATGCTAAGAGTTTTAAGAGTGGTCTCGGTGGTGTTCGCTCAAGTTTTTAatctacttatttatttttgaatatagGAAATCTTTGCCTTAAAAATTTGCCTCAACAAGTTTTTTATTCAAATCCAATAATTCCACTACTAATATTCCTATAGAATCTGATATTATTAACCAAGAAGATTACAGTATAAtagatataaaaagaaatttacaaaattgAACAAATACTAATGTTTCAAAgaatcaaatatacaaacaatctactttttcttctaaattataatttcttacta from Juglans microcarpa x Juglans regia isolate MS1-56 chromosome 4S, Jm3101_v1.0, whole genome shotgun sequence carries:
- the LOC121261991 gene encoding uncharacterized protein LOC121261991; translated protein: MCPICLREEESVMHAIWECPAATDVWAEQGSPVQKWSVGVKSFYQLWEEVHSKLTAENVEKMVFILRNIWYRRNMVVFDNKFLNPASIVQMSLSGYEDLKLARERKGEDAFQADDNASTSRGRGWKKPEGQLLKRLQRGGLCCSMSYKRGELWAFRAECIATWEAMVLCEELGLGEVIFEGDAKSVIDAVSSGEKDDSSYGHLVENLQ